The sequence GCCGGGGATGCTCGGGGCTGGAGGCTGCGCTGTAATTTGTTCCCCATTATGGGcggccaaaaaaaaaaaaaccaaaaaaaaataaaaagagggaaaaaaaaccccaaaaccaaaacaagagaAAAGCTCCTCGCGAGCTGCCAGCCCTTAATGTCTTCATTTCTGCCGCAGCATTGCCTGTGACACATCCCGGGGTGATGGATGGGATCAAGGCCGGGGAGATCCCGGAGGGATTAGAGCCCAATCCCTGCGCAAACAGCGCTGgagaggctgagcagccccagctgtccccaacAATGGGCGAGCAAACAGCGCCAGGGAGGGGCTCGGGGACAGCGACACAAACCCCGCTCAGCCCCCCGGGACCTTTTATGAGCCTCTTCCCCCCTTGGGCTGCAAAGCTTTTCAGCGGCGTTTCCAGATTTCAGCGGGCTGGATGCAATAAAACGGGGTTAGGATCAAAGGGACGAGCGGGGACGGCCACCAGCGTttgtcccctgccctgtcccctgcctcGTGTCCTCGGCCCCGGTGCGGGCATGAATAACCCGTCTCACACCATCAGGATTCAAAGCTTTTaagctgtttttatttaaaaacacgTATGAAGGCGAGGGGgggtttatatatttttaatttttttttttttaagggatcAAGATTAAAAATAGGCCAAGCCCGGAGAGGAATCACAGGGACTTTGCACACAAAGCCCCCGAGAAGGAAAATCCCAGGTCTCCATCCAGAGGTTGTTGAAAGGCTTCCACTTCCCTGCACAAGCTGGAAAAGCCGAATtaccccaggctgggggaggaaTTGcgagaggggagggggaaataaTTGCAATTCCAGCCGCCAGGGCAGCGACGCCGCGGGATCAAAGCTGCCATCCCGGGATTCGCCACTCCTGGCGTTCGTTTCCTTGGCATCTCCCGCGGACCTTGCGCGGGGATGAAATAGAtggaaaagagatggaaaacgtgggctgggctggagaaaAGCGGCTCCGAGGAGGAAAAGCCCCGGGGAGGGGAGGCTGCGCTCGGCAGCGCTGCCATCCCAGCGCCCCCCCCGTTTCCTGATGTCCCCTAAAACTCCCAATTTTGGGATGCGGGGTCTTTTCCCAGAGTGCCAACAGGGAATTGTCCGGGCTCCTTCTGGgagttttccagctgcagggggggggggggggaagtcggggcaggcacagctggccacagctgggagggtggcgggggtggggtggggggttGTGTCCCCATCCTGTCCCCTCAGTGCGGCTTCAGTGGCCACTAAAAGGGTGCAAAACCCCGCGGAACGGGAAACGGCCCTGGGCACATTTGTGGGGAataaaacaacaagaaaaaacaccagaaacaaacccaaaccaaacccaaaccaaacccccagCCCCAAATGCCAGCCCTGGCCGAGAGCAGGATTCCGGCTCCCTCTGAACTGGgggaaatgaggttttttttcccccgagTTTTGGAAGCCGGAGAGGGTGGGAGGTggaggagcggggctgggggcgaTGCGGGGGCTCGGAGCCGCGGGAATGCTCCCGAGTTATCCCCCGGAATTCCCTGCGGAGAGCGGCACGGCCAGcgagggctgctcccagcccgggGGTTGCATCACTTGATGTGGATTCTGCTGAAATCCTCCAGTCGTGactcttttttattattttttttttcagtgtaattaTGTAATTAATGCGTTCGGAACgagctgcagaaggagggacataatttttattttttttattattattgttattattatcgTGACTTATTTCCTCCCGGGATTTTTACAGCCTCCCTTATTTTCAGGGAGATTGCACAAGGGGCTGTTGTTCTGCACTTTATTGCTCTCAGGAGGCAACCGAGCCCCGAACCTTTGCAATGACACTCAAAAAAGCCCTTTAATGACATTTATTCCTCCCCAGGGGACCAACAACTCTGGAATAACTTGCGTCACCAACGCACGTAATTAAACTTTTCCCTTTCACCACCCTTTCTCCCTCTTATCCTCTCTCTCCGCACCATAGCCAGCTAACAATACGCTCTCCACACAGAGACAAAAGAGGAGGCAAGGGGATAATTTTCATCCCCCTTCCATTCCTACTTTGGTGCCTCGGTGAGGAATGGCCCATCAGGACTCCACaagcaggaagaggaagggcGAGGGAAGGGGCCAATCTTCTTCCTGCTCGTCGTTTCTCTTTCTGCCACTCCGATTTTGGAACCTCActcagaaaaaacaacaactcccacacagcaacaaaaatcaTAATCCAGCCCGGAAGGACGGGGAAAGCGATGCCTACACTGCGCGTAAAGTGTGAATTGGACGTGAGAGATGTAGGCTTTGCgcacagaggggagggaaaaggaataatGAAAGACAAGAGAACATGAATTCTCATGGAATGAAGTTTGATTTAGTTGCGGGAGGAATGGAGCCGCTTACCCGGCGCGCGGCGGAATTGGGGTGCTGTggcagagcacctggaactgcTTCCCGAGATTTTGGAGTTTGTGTTGTGAACCTTTTCGTAAGGAGATACATTGAACGGGTGAACACGGACGGGATGTGATCAAACTGAAAGGCCTTTGCGGGAGTCTGGTGGGAAGGGGGGCGGGGGAGACGCAGGTAAAAAGGTTAGCACGAGTTTATCAGCGGGTGATAGCGAGGGTAGAGACGCGTGAAGACCCAAACgggggggacagcgggggggAAGCGTGGGCGGGGGGGATCCTGCTCGGCAGACTGACGGATAAAGGCGCCGCACAGGCAGGAcggaggaaggcaggcagggcacCGGGCggaggcaggcaggctgggacGGCCGGGCAGGTGCCGGCCGGAACGGCGggcaggacaggaaggaaggagagaggaggaaggacgGGAAGGGAGGGCCGTAAGGACGGAAGGAAGGCCGGAAGGAACACGGGACAGGAAGGAAGCAAGGGACGAAGGAAGGcaggataggaaggaaggaaggcaaggacggaaggaaggaaggaaggaaggaaggaagaggacagggaggaaaggaaggaggaaggaaggaaggaaaggaaaggaaaggaaaggaggcaAACGGAAGGaaggcacagggaaggaaaggacatCCCTTACCAGGTCAATTCCCGTGCCtcgttcccttcccttccaagGAAAGTCAAGGAAAATTCCAGTTTCGATTCCCGTTTCCCTCACTTGTCCCTTCCTGTGCCTTCCCTCTGGCAATGATTCCCTGCAGTGAattcagagcaggagctgggccagcagcagtggggattAAATTCCTCGTGTGGttcccttctcctcccaaaGAATTCCCAAACTCAGCTGGGTCGCCCTCGGTTTTCAGCTGCAAAAACCGGACGTGTTTTCCTGAGagtttccacattttttttccctcatttttacCCCTCAGAAtggctggggagagagggggaaaggagcagcccaggacCCCAACTCTGAGCTGTCAGCCCGAGCCGAGCTCATTCCCAATTTCTGATTATTAAAAGGTGAAAGTCAGATTTCACACCAGGGCTGCGATCCCAGAGAGGCCCTGAACGGGCAGGGCTCGGAAcgagccaggggctggggctgcccccgGCGGGGGTCCCGActtggggggattttttgggacACGGGAATGGGACTGAGCCCGGTGGGCACCGTGACCCCTCAGCCACGGCACAAACCCAGAGATTTTGGGGTCTCCCGAATTCCCATAGCTTTTGGGGTTTCCCAAATtctcacagattttggggtttcccaaattcccacagCTTTTGGGGTCTCCCAAAGCCCCGCAGCTTTTGGGGTCTCCCAAATTCccacagattttggggtttcccaaattcccacagCTTTTGGGGTCTCCCAAAGCCCCGCAGCTTTTGGGGTCTCCCAAAGCCCCTCAGCTTTTGGGGtttcccaaattcccacagATTTCGGGACACGCTGTTCCCATCCCAAAGGGAGCCCCAGGGTTTGCCTGAGGGGGTGGCACAGAAAAAGGGGGTGAGGGGGGGTTGGCACCTCCCTTGGCACGCTGTGCTGGCGGGCACAGAGCCGCGTTTGAACCAGCCTTGGtgacaaaaagcagcagaatgggGACAAGAGGCCAAGCCCCCCCTGGAGGGGCACGGAAGGGATTTTAGGGGGGGGGGGGCACTCCTGCCAAGCCCCAATTTCACAGAGGAGGGGGGGACAAGTTCCAGGGACTTGGGCAGGGGGGTGACACCCGGAGGTGATGACACAAGGGGGGTCCCTCCCGACTCCGGGGGGTTctgccccctccagccccgTTAAACCGGGGGGCACCGGAGCACAACCGGGGGTGGGAGGAAGCGCTGGGGGCTTCTCCCCCCGAACCCCGCAGCGAGATTTGCTCCGGGGGGGGAGAACAGGGGGGAAATGAGGGCGAGAGGGGCAGATGGGGGTCCCTCCAGAGCTCGGGGGGTCCTGACTCTTCCTGACCCGATAAACCGGGGAGGGGTCGCGGCGCACCGGGGAACCACCGGGGGTGGGAGAAGGCGCTGGGGGTTGCTCATCCAGCTTCCTCCCGCTCCGGCACCGCCAGGATCGGTGTGCCGGGGGCCGGAGGGAGCGGGGGGGAAGcgggcaggcagggaggcagcgCAGGAAGGCGGCAGCCCCGCGGGCGGTGCGGCGGGGCGGCTGCCGCtggcgggcggcggcggggcggggtTTTCCCATGGAGCCGGGAGCCGGGAGCGCTCCGGCACGTGCTCCAACGGGAgaacgggggggggggggggggcggagAGGAGCggtgggaatggggatggggatgggaacggggggcggggggagcgcTGGGAACGGGGGGGAACCGGGGGGAACCGCGGGGAGCGCGAGCCGCGGCCGTGATTGACAGCGGCGCCCCCGCCAGCCAATGGGAGCCCAGAGCGCCCGCGCGGCCGCCCGCACCCCCCGCCCATTGGCCGCCCGCCGGCCGCGGCCTCGCGTGCCGCgccagccgccgccgccgccgccgccgccgccgccaccgccaccGCCCCCGGGCCGGGTGTCACAGGGCGGCGAGCGAGGCCGCGGCCGGGGCCAGCGCGGCGGCGGTGCCGGGGCCAGCCCCGCCCGCGCTCTGCCCTCACACTCCACCCCCCCTGACACACGCACCGCTCCCCCCGCCTTCCTCACCCCACGTGGCCGCGCTGAGGGGAGGGGGCGTTCCCCGCGCGCGTgacggggcggggcggggcttCCCGCCCCGCgcggggcagggagggagggtggaaGGGTGAGGGGGGGGTGAGGCGCGGACCAATGGGATCGCGGGACGCGCGGGCGCCGGGCGCGGGCCGGGCGCTGATTGGCTGCGGGCGAGTGTGGGaacggcggcggcggcgggttCACACGAAtgggcgccgccgccgccgccgccgccgcggccgccgggcTATAAAAGGGCGCGGGCGAGGGGCGGGGGGCGCCGCCGCCGCacgccccgcgcccgccgcacgcgccccgcgcccgccgccgcaCGCGCTCGCTTCGCCCCCTCcggtttcttttttcctcccccccccccctttccttcctccctcccctcctttccctccccgCCTACCATCCCCGGTTCTGCCGCTCTCCCCGTCGTTCCTTCTTCCCGGTCGCTGCACCGTACCTCAGCCATGCCCGCCGACACGGGCATGGAGAAACCGACCGCCTCGCCCATCGCCGGCGCGCCCGCCAGCGCCAGCCACACGCCGGACAAGCCGCGGAGCGCCAGCGAGCACCGGAAGGTaaatggaggaggaggaggaggagggtgccGGTCGGGGCGCAGCAACGGTGGCGGCGGAGCTGGATGGCGGCAAGCCCGCGGCCGTGCTGAGGTCGGTGATGGTCGGGGTTGACGGTCGGGGGCGGTGCTGGGGGTCCCGGGGCTGTGCGGGGGGCGCTGACCGGCTCCGCTCTCCCCGCAGTCCTCCAAGCCCATCATGGAGAAGCGGCGCCGGGCGCGCATCAATGAGAGCCTGGGGCAGCTCAAGACGCTGATCCTGGACGCGCTCAAGAAGGACGTAAGTGGGGCtgcggggacaccgggggggACACCGGGCGATGTCCGGGCGCGGGCAGCCCTGAGCGAGCCGCTGTTGTCCCGCAGAGCTCGCGGCACTCCAAGCTGGAGAAGGCGGACATCCTGGAGATGACCGTCAAGCACCTGCGGAACCTGCAGCGGGCGCAGATGACCGGTGAGCGCCAGCCCCGGGGGCACCGGGCACGGGGACGGGGCACCGGGATCCCCACCGGAGATCGGGGTCTGCACCGGGAGCTGAGGACACGGGGTCGGGGATGGGAATCGGGAACCGGGGACAGAGAAGGGGGACGGGGATCCGGACCGAAGGCAGCGCACCGGGAACCGGGCTCTGCACCAGTGACTGGGGACTCAGGACGAGCTGGCGACAGGAGACCGGGACGGGGCTCCTTACCGGGAACCGGGGGCTGGGGACCGAGAACGGGGCTGCAGACCAGGGGTTAGGGGCAGGGGACCGGGAACTGGGCTGGATACCCGAGTTAAGGACCGGGAACCGGGCTGGACTCCCCgggtcagggacagggcacCGGCAACCGGGGTTAGGGACAGAGGACCGGGCGCTGGGGACGGGGTACCGGGGCCGGTACTCCGGACCTGCCACTCACCTGccgccccctccctccccaacCCCCCCAGCCGCGCTCAGCGCCGACCCCACCGTCCTCGGCAAGTACCGGGCCGGCTTCAACGAGTGCATGAACGAGGTGACCCGGTTCCTGTCCACCTGCGAAGGGGTCAACACGGACGTGCGCACGCGGCTCCTGAGCCACCTCTCGGCGTGCCTGGGCCAGATCGTGGCCATGAACTacccccctcctcctcctcccccgccgccgcccgcccaGCCCGCACATCTGGCGCAGCAGCCGCTGCACGTCCAGCTGCCCCCGGGCGCGGCCGGAGCCGTGCCCGTGCCCTGCAAGCTGAACCCCGCCGAGGCGCTGTCCCCCAAGGTCTACGGCGGCTTCCAGCTCGTTCCGGCCACCGACGGCCAGTTCGCCTTCCTCATCCCCAACCCGGCCTTCCCGCCCAGCTCCGGACCGGTTATTCCTCTCTATGCCAACGCCAACGTGCCGgtggcggcgggcggcggctcGGGGAACGCGGCCGCCACCCCCTCGGCGTCGCCGGTGCAAGGCTTGACATCATTTGGGGGCAGCATCGGGCCGGCGTCGCAGGCCGGGAGTCCCGTTGGAGAGCGCAGTGAATCCGTCTGGAGACCCTGGTGACTTCCTCCGAGTCATTCCCCCTCTCCAAAAGCGACAAAAAGAATAACAAGGAACTCTCGTCGGCTCCGTTGTATGGAGCCCCTGTTATgtcctggggttttttaagcagatttaaagcagaaaggaagaaaaggaccTCGCTATGAACGtgctatttattattttcagaggTTGGGATCTCGACTTGTATTTTTACTCctttaaaatgcctttatttgagatactttttttaaagaaacgaacaaaaggaaaaaataaatgagaaatagtTTTGTAACGAATATTCAAAAAGTTATAATGCCAAAGTTGTTTGTATCCCGTTGGTCTGTGGGTGTGTGCGTGCCTGTGTCGAAGACTTCCAAAAAcgaaaagagaaaaaaaatgcaggtgtTTCAATAAAGGAACTctttgaaatagatttttttttttccctaccctTTCATTTTGTTTGAGAGCGGGCAAGGACGAGCTCATCCTctgtgtgcaaaaaaaaaaaaacctaactaGGACTGGACTTTATGGCTTTATTTAAGGATAATTGGAAGGGAATTGGGTAAGAAATTGGGGGGGAAAGCGATGGGGCTGAGGTGGGGGGGGGTTAAATATCCCCTGAGCTTTGCAGTCAGAAGAAGGATtcccaaaaaaaacctgctggaaGCTGAGCAAACCCCTGGAGCCTGCTACCTGCTGCCGAAATCCCAAACCCTCCGCagctttttcccctccctcgCACCTCTGGGGTGGGGGCGGCTGCCCAGGAGTTACTCCGGGGCCCACAAAAGCGGCGAGAGAGCCCGTCCCTATTGTCAGGAGGGTAATTAGGAGGTATAAAGGGTCTCATCGAGTATGCAGCGGGCTCTTTGGCAACTTGGGAGCCCTATTGAAGCGCCTGGGAACTCGGAGCTGAGGGTTAatgtgtgtctttttttttccccggcGCTCTCATTGACAGGGCCAGATAGACTCTGATACTCAATGCTGTTGTAAATTCAATTGCCTGGCCTCACAATGCCCACCTCATAAAAGAGAATAACTCGGGGTTGTGGCTTTTTCTTTGCCGCTGAGCAGGGGGACTGAGGAAAAGACAGTTTTGCCACCCATTCTGACTCACCCCCGGCACTTGAATCGTGGCCAAGTGGAAGCAATTGCAGCCTCTCGCACACGGAGAATGAGCCACTTCCAATTGTCACCAATTAAAAAGGGCCTCGGCGCGGGAGAAAAGACCATTAGGAGGGAATGCTCGGGGTGCCAGGCCGAGCTTTGTGCGCCCTGCCCCGAATCTGTGAGCCGGGGCTGTCCTGGAATCCGCAGGAGAAAGGCCAGGAGGTGAGGTGGGAGTGCCAGAGGCATCCCCCACCTTGCCTGGGGGTCTGGGAGATCCTGATTTCCCTGATCCCCCTTCCCGGGACCCTGGGGGTCTGTGGGATCGATCCCCCCTTCTCGGGACCCTGGGGGTCTGTGGGATCGATCCCCCCTTCCCGGGACCCTGGGGGTCTGTGGGATCGATCCCCCCTTCCCGGGACCCTGGGGGTCTGGGGGATCCTGATTTTCCCGATCCCCCTTCCCGGGACCCTGGGGGTCTGTGGGATCCTGATTTTCCCGATCCCCCTTCCCGGGACCCTGGGGACTGTCCTGGTGGGTGGGCAGGGGGGATGAGCCCGGTGGCACCAGCAGCGTTTCCCAGCTCAGAGAACGAGCTGAGATTTGCAGAGCATCCAACGACACAAACCcaggcattttttattttttatctctcttttttttttaagaacagaaaTGCAATTCCATCCTTCAAGGTCTGCTCCCATTAACAACCGGGCTGCAGCTTCTGTGAGAGCAGGGCCTGTGGCTGTGTGCGCTGGGGGTATAAAAAGCAGATTATCGGCTCCTGAAGGCTTTTTACAGCTTCCTGATGGCTCAGGCGCGGCTCGATGaaggagcacaggctgctcGGAGCCCGGTACCGATCCAGTCCAGCAATTCCTGCGCACCGCAGCGTGGGCAATCGATCAGTCTGAGAGCCCTCCATCAGCCGGGCACAACGAGGGATCCATCTGAATCAGGAGGTTCCCAGGAGGTTTCGTTATGCAATCACAGACATAAAATCATGTTACAGCAATTCTCCTCCATCCCCCACcgccctgcccctcctcttctgTCTGAAGGAGGCTCGCAAGAGCAGATGAAAGCCTGGCTGTCGCCTGCCTGCAACCAAATCCCTCCCTGGGGCAGCcccgcgcccccggcccggctcccCCCGAGATCCGGCACATTCCCGGTATTGCCGGGAGGGCTGCGGGGCgcgggcagagcccagcccgcTCCTGCCGAGGGGCTCGGGGCGATGGCAGCAGCGCAAACACCGCCCGGGGACTGCGGgggaagctgctctgcctgcGGAGTGACAGCCTGGCATGTCACCGCCGTGTCACCTCAGCCCCCAGagagcccccagagccacctctgCCACCTGCTCCGCGCTGGGCTGTGCCGCTCCAGAAATTCCAAATCCTTCCGAGGAAAGGATTCCAAATCCACCTCCTCGCTCCTCCACGGGCTCCAGGTGGCTCCGGGAGACgctcagctctgtcccctccctcaTTGCTGCCACCGcctctgagctgtgctctgggtgGCCTGACTCTTCTGTTATCTTGCACCCCGAGTGTTTCCACCGGgaggtttttgtggttttgatgCAGAAACTTCTGGCGCTGCGTTTTGAACTCCTGTGGCCGCACTGGCACCGGCTTCTCCCATTTCTTTACCAGCTCATCCCTTCCAGATTGTTCCCCTCCAACAGCAGcgctgcccagcccctccaaaGGCTCCCGAGGGCTTTTCCAGAGCCTTCTAAATTCGCCCTTACCCCTGTAAGGTGCAGGGAAAGAGCAAAGTGCGAGGCTGCCCAGAGGTGAAAGTCCAAAGGGATGCGATAAAGGCAGCCCGGAATTCCCGGGAATGGTGGAATGATCGGGGTGTGGTGggggaaggagagctgggagaggggggaaaaatcgGAGATTCCTCCTCACGCGACCcgagctggagcagctgcgCCTCGATCCATGGGAAAGGATGTGGGGAGAGGTGTTAACGAGCCATTTCCAGCTGAACGGAGCCCGGGATGGAGTTCCAGGTGCAAAAACCGCTGGAATGTTCGGCGGGGGCTCAGCTGTGGCTCCGCAGCGCCGTGACCCCACGGGCATCCCGAGAAATCCTGTCCGGAGCATGGAAAGGCTTCCCCAAGCTCAGGGCAAGGAACCaaagcccttcccagctccagggcctgCCCGGGTcaccagggaaaaggaaaaacccctGGAAAATCACTGGAGGTTCTGGATGAGCCTTTtcaccttcccagctcctgggcctGCCCAGGTcaccagggaaaaggaaaaacccctGGAAAATCGAGGTTCTGGATGAGCCTTTtcaccttcccagctcctctcctgatGCCTCTGGATTCTGCTTCCCAGTTTCCCACCGAGCAGGGGGTTGGGAGAGCTTCAAGGCTCCTTTCAACCCGACCCACTCCGTGATCCTGTGACACTTTCTGGGATTGTCCTCCTGCCTCCCACGGCATTTCCCCACCTTctgcccccagcagccacatctgcatcccttccctgccctgagggagcgggcagcacaggaggggctggaaaagggggcacagccacccctcccttcccacattcccacttttcccacATTCCCACATTTCCCACGGGAGGTGGAGAAGGCTCACAGAGGGACGGGGAACTCCGGGGCTGTGTCCCTGATATTCCAAAGGCTCCTAATGAAGGGATGAAGGCATCCCCGAGCCCCAGGGCGGTGACTCGGGCAATCCCACAGCCGGCCCGGAGCcccgggaggaggaggaggaggaggaggaggaggaggaggaggagcgggagCCCGGCTCAATGGACGCGGGCAGCTTTCCTCGGGCTGTTAAGCTGATTAATTGAAATGAAGTTCCTCCCGAGCCTCGGCGCGTTCTTTGAGGTCAGGGTCACCGCACTGAGACGCTTAATCAGATCTTCCCATTTAGCCCCTCTtagcctggcagggctggaatgcGGCCCTTTCAAAGCCGGGCTCTTGGCGCCAAATTCCTGCTCTATCTCCCTCTCCCATTCCATGGGAGCAGCACATCCACCATCGGGAAGTCAAATCCACCGCCGCCGACCCGGCTCAGGTGAGGTTTCCACCGCCGGGGCCGGcgaagggaaggaaataaacCATCAAACCAGCGGGTTGATGCTGGGGGTGTGGAGCCTGTGATGCCCGGGctcttttccatctgctttttctgtggaaaagcagaacggggagcagcagagcttctCCCAGGCAAATATTTGTAAACAGCCTGGTTTCCAGAGGAGGGGAGGATTCCAAGGCCGAGCACAAAAATAGAGCGGAGCAGATGGAGAAGAGCCCCAGAGCCCGCGGAggctcagcagaggcagctcgGAGCAGCCCGAGGGGGTTTTGGCAGCGTTTGGGGGCTCAACCAGCAGCAAATCCCCAGCTCGGGGGCTCGGCTGGGATTTCCCAGATCCTCCGGGAGCACCgcgggcaggggaggggatgctgagctgcaggggtgAAGGCAAAACCTTCCCCAGACCCCAaaatccttcagcagcagcaggagctgactCGAGCTCCGGTTCTGGAGGCAGCCCCTGGTTTGGAGGTTGCTCACTGAAGCTGTTTCCACGTCCAGAGAGCCCAGGATAAATCAGGATAAATCCAGGCTGCCCACCCGGGGCAGTTCCCAGGTTTTCTCTGGGAAGACAAAACGGGatcagctgggagagggaggctCAGATTGTCACCTTGGGTTGGTGTCACTCCGTTTCAAACCTGTCCCCTCGCATAGGAGGAGCCCCAAAAATTGTACTGAACCCCATTTTCTCTTTGGGAACCCcaaagcagagccctgccccaGTGGGACTCCCGCTGTGATCCCAGGGTTTTTCATGGAACAATGGAATGAAGCCACGCTGATTTAATCCGAATATTGGCATTTTTcacccttcctgctcc comes from Serinus canaria isolate serCan28SL12 chromosome 21, serCan2020, whole genome shotgun sequence and encodes:
- the HES4 gene encoding transcription factor HES-4 isoform X1, with the protein product MPADTGMEKPTASPIAGAPASASHTPDKPRSASEHRKVNGGGGGGGCRSGRSNGGGGAGWRQARGRAESSKPIMEKRRRARINESLGQLKTLILDALKKDSSRHSKLEKADILEMTVKHLRNLQRAQMTAALSADPTVLGKYRAGFNECMNEVTRFLSTCEGVNTDVRTRLLSHLSACLGQIVAMNYPPPPPPPPPPAQPAHLAQQPLHVQLPPGAAGAVPVPCKLNPAEALSPKVYGGFQLVPATDGQFAFLIPNPAFPPSSGPVIPLYANANVPVAAGGGSGNAAATPSASPVQGLTSFGGSIGPASQAGSPVGERSESVWRPW
- the HES4 gene encoding transcription factor HES-4 isoform X2 translates to MPADTGMEKPTASPIAGAPASASHTPDKPRSASEHRKSSKPIMEKRRRARINESLGQLKTLILDALKKDSSRHSKLEKADILEMTVKHLRNLQRAQMTAALSADPTVLGKYRAGFNECMNEVTRFLSTCEGVNTDVRTRLLSHLSACLGQIVAMNYPPPPPPPPPPAQPAHLAQQPLHVQLPPGAAGAVPVPCKLNPAEALSPKVYGGFQLVPATDGQFAFLIPNPAFPPSSGPVIPLYANANVPVAAGGGSGNAAATPSASPVQGLTSFGGSIGPASQAGSPVGERSESVWRPW